The stretch of DNA tttatgatacactatgctaagtattatatgcccatgcagcaaaattttactttactttacttttttagttagaaataaatcgagatgaaaaattgcatgctttttcgtcaaaaatgagTTAAgtgtccgcaatagatcccttcataagctgacgtaatatgaagaaattccgagcattggccaagagctaagtccaaaaaaacaaaatgggataccgaatttgtaccagttcctctacatTTCCTGAAGTCCGTAGTTAGGATGCAACTACTGCTACGAAAATATGATGAAAGAGagattttttgttatttagAGACCAGTGATGTCCATATCCTTTGTGTAGCGAAGAGAAACTTAAATTCACCCACCTTCTCCGTCATCCTCAACGAAAGCGCTCTTTGGTCTATAAGCATCATAGTTCAAGATATGTGCGAGCGCAAGACGATGGAAGAtaagtttttttattcactcagccCTTGATCGCGCTAGAGTGTCGAAAGAGAGCGCACAAACTCTCTAAAGTGCAGCGGATAAATTCAGTGGAGAGTGCACTTTGGTGAGCTCTTACCTGTGCGCTCTGGTTGGTGCTCTGGCTGGCGCTCTGGTGGATGCACACAGGTGAAACAACAGAAGTGGCTTTCAATTgagggctcagaaggaaagtgACGTAAGTGACGTGATCGATTTTtgttcatcaactttttctttagttaaccctttctctacgagcgtcgtctatagacgacatccgcgcgatgagtTGTGCATAAGAGCGTCAGCtttagacgacatcagggtgatactgcacatcgatcacaccagcgatatgcatactttccggcgcagtgctccgttcagcggtagctctccggcggagcacactaccgtagagaaagggttaataactcaactgcaagaGCGTTCCAATTTgaatttgctatagaatccgatagatgaggttctggcctatcttccacattgtcaaattcagctgagaatgtgtttgcagctaaattAAGACCAAAAgtgagagtcgatgtagagaaatcgatgatgccCCTTATACCCCTTTCATTTAGAGTCCCTCTATTAACTTAGCGCTGTGGTTCGCTTAAAAAAGTAAACCGAGATGAAACATGCGTGTGGATTATATGTCGAATGAGATCGCACTCTTTTCGCACACTCGAGATCCCAAGAATAAAGAGAGTGTAAGAGAGTATGACTCACTCGCACCAAAATTTCCCTCTCTTTGGTGAGTGATGACTGTAGTTTAGGCATCGAAACTCGCGCGCGGGTCTACCATTTTAGTGAAATGCCATCACtgttagaagcgaatgaactgcaaagtttaaagtctcttaaagccaaaaataataataagaaaAAGAGATTTTGTGGTATGTTTATCAATTTACGGTAACGGTGTGCaactgagttatattttttacgaaaatacaattatatttttttccaagacATGAAATCTCTTGGAAATGGCTTGGTGGATAACTCTTAATGCTGAAGTAAGCTCTTCTTACGTTTGGCATGGATCCTCATCGAGCAATGCCTCACACCATCTTCGAAGGTTAACGGAACAAGTCACGGCACATTGTTTATCcattccaaaattttatttaaattcacaaatttaaatgttttacaactatattctgtactaaattttctcatcttttaaatggAAGAAGCAGAATCGTTCTACTACTACTATAGAgtactttttgaagtagagccagtttgaggcgaACGCAgcccaaaaataaaatatttatgaaataatTGTGTCATTCTTGAtgttcgaacatatgcgtagaaggttttttttcatcaaatacgatCCTCtatcggttcccggaataaatcgccacagaaaacgactgcaacagaaaccaccgcttataaaatgtgtagtaggctataaatattgtggcgcggtattgtatttcaaaacaagaattaaccgggcaaacgtatcgccccaggcaaacgtaacgccccgggcagacgtataccgtccgacgctcgctagagctcggtcggacattgctaaaggatcgtatcctatgtttcaaactaaccgggcaatcagtggatcccaggtttgcgtgcgagacaccgccgcttccgacggcgggtcggcggtggactcggattgcgtcatcttggcggcatgggccgcctcgattccttatcctcgccaaatggggacttcgtccccattacattgtcctcagaataaatttcgaaaaacgagaacaagagaataaatttataatagaaatgtgaggcacatgatgtttttcccgcgccaaatatttctagcctactacactttttctaagcggttgtttctgttgcagttgtttactgtggcgatttattccggtcacccctCTATCACATCCTGAAAGATTCCAGATacatgtattttttatgtgagaaacgTTTTTTCTGACATTAAAATGacagaatcaaaaattaaattcttcaatattcaaaaaacaaaaaatatataaaacgcttggaaaaatattttttgatgaagaaattAAAGAATGTATATAATTTAGTCCACTATGCATATCGAAAATACCCAGCGATGAAcacatatctatataaataaaaatgtaaggcataatctgttggtaagcggaaaacccgaagaagggatggtccgattttagccttctttctttattttgttgtattcggctcttcccgtagatcaataaagtggagagaaaaataggaaaattttcggaacactctgaaggaaggtcggaaaattcggaaaattgagttccaaatttctgtataactcaaaaactaatcaatcaaatggagcctaatgtggcatgtaaaggttttacggggcacgaaacgtttctatggtaaatacactcctccccctctctaagaggggctgccatacaaacgaaacactaacttctgcataactccagaactaatcaagcacaatttgggatgtgaggattttttggatatgagaaatgtttttatgattatatgacacccttccctcctctggaattgaGAGgttgtcccataaaaatattacacatatttcaaccaaaaatattccaaccaaacatgacaattgaaaattttcggaaaactctgaaggaaaaagggaaaattcggaaaattaaattcccatctGTTCTACAATtccatagtgacaagtgctgttagtccatttgatgttcgctctagcgaaattgatcttttttcgaaactggaaatggattttaatgtgatgaaacgcactcctatatcttcttctatctataccaataaaaaagtatcgccgaatatgttgatcagagcagaactcgaggaacggattgttcgatttaggactgtctttattctatcatatattctctataaaacatttattccatgtaacggagaaatatgttatttgcaagtggttgaaaaatcttcaacgagaattgtgtctgaaaataatctgatattataatgatgagttttgttagaaataaaaggtaaattcaacggggtcgattagaagatcaatcaatgaacagttctacaaTTGGATCCATGAAATtgttcatagtaagaaaacgtgaatgtttgaaggtattgataacaaaaaacaaattttgggcgggacgaagtttgccaggtcagctagttggaaataaaaataatgataaataatgataaaaaaatggaCGTAAATTGTGTACGATTGTGACTCAGTTAGTTCCCCACTGTCTAATTCTCGAAATAAATTCATAGTTTTCAACCATGGGAAAGATCTGAAAGATCGGAAAATGAATTCCACATGATCGTAAAACGGCagcaaaaaccgaaaaatcccaTGTGAAATTCTGCTTGCCTGCCACAATAGTAATTTCTCCATCGGattgtgactggcgatgaaaagtggatttaTTTTAAGAATCCTAAGCGTCAAAATGGGATCAGAATGGTTCGATCTATTATAGGCTATTCGGACCTGGTGAAACCGATCAAGGAAATGATTGAGTCATTTAGTTGGGAAGTTCTTCCACAGGCGGCTTACTCAACAGACTTTGCTCCTTCCGACTACCACCAATATGCAACGCTTCAAAACTCTCTGGCACAAATTGCCAGAGGGATGGAGAATCTATCAATTGAGAATACTATGAATAAAGTAGAATTTTTCATTTCCATGTAATAAACGTGTGTTCTCTTCGAAAAAAAACGGATTCTGACTTGTACATTTGATAAAAATccatatgaggggctcaaaatgaaaggggtgtaagtgacatcatcgatttctctacatcgacactctcttctggtcataacttagctgcaaacacattatcagctgtatttgacaatgtggtcagaatctcatctatcggattctacagggttttccatttcgggccgaaagtatacagccctgcgctgacaaccgtttgacatagctgtcaaccaaagcgtcatatcgttagttgaatgtctgccattttacaatatggatcgttttagtatcgcacaacgtgttaattttgttaaattatactataaaaatgatgcaaaaccggaaaatgtttttcgagcattacggacggattttggtcgtcatggacggcctacagagcacacaatcgctaatgtagtgcgtaaattcgaacaaactggatccgtagcggatattgtgaatcctatgcatcatcgtaatgtgcgttcggccgaaaatattgctgctgttgctgccagtgtggaggatgacccgaatgtttcgattccacggcgtgctcagcaattgggcttgccaaacacatcattgtggcgaattttgcatttggacttgcacctacatccatataaagtccaactggtacaaaaattagagcgtggtgaccatggaatgcgttgggcatacgtcgattgggtgaacgaacaacagcagcaaaatgctgaattttcgcatcaaattttcttcagcggtgAGGCACATtttgagctcggtggctatgtgaacacccaaaattttctgtatatggggctcagaaaatccacaggtgattgttgagaggccattgcatccgtcaaaagtcactgtttggtgcgcattatggtccggtggagtcatcgggccgtatttctttgaaaatgaggacggcgagacggtaactgtgaatggtgagcgctatggccgcatgttaaccaattttttttgccacaaattgaagatatgggtACGGAtggcatgtggtttcagcaggacggcgccacgtgccacacaacacgaccgaacatggccatattgcgaacgaaatttgaaggacgcataatttcgcgttttggtgatgctaattgaccgtccagatcatgcgatttgaacccgctagacttttttttgtggggttatgcgaaagaccgtgtctatgccaactctccgcaaactcttgaacatttgaaagacaacattcgtgaagttatgaccgagataccgccccatatgtgccgaaaagtcatcgaaagttacctgttccggatcaaggtgtgctaggaagccctaggtggacatttgaatgatgttgtatttcacacataatggcataaaccaaactttaatttgaaataaaagtttcatcgaaattcgaattctaagtgtgttttatttcaatttactttcggaatttaaagttggaaaaccctgtatatcaaATGGATTCtatattggaacgtttttgcagttgagttattaactgaagattCCTTCTGACCCCCTGATATATGTCATGtttgaaaaaactttgaagtaatATAAATCAATTTGTTTTATCCGTTATGTTTTATGCACTACAgatcagtgccgaaaatattcaccttcacaacattcaaatacggcgaattacAGCCTGtgttgtattgataacctactgctcaagcaagAGTCGATAAACATGAAACAACCAATGAACACCAacggaatgaacatcaacatcagcttgccatgaagttcatttttcatctgcGTCTTCATTTTCGTCATGATATTTATAACGTTGAAATTGATGGTCATTGTGTGTtgttgaaaatcaaagcataaaattcaacgtgtACCAATTGAGAGTGGATTTGAGTAATGGCAAAGAATGAccattcatcacacaaaattcttgtttttggcgaattcggcaatggaatgtatagtaTAACTCTGACTATGTTTAATGAATCTACTTCCGATTGGCCGGAAAGGGCATACTCGTCCAATTATATTTCAATAAacattcactgcaagcgatgaagatcaacttaacgtttgtgataatcacctgaaactattgacagTAAGAAAAGTGAATTTTTTTAAGTCTACGTATGAAGATTTTAAGGAATTGCTCGATCTCATTCTGCTTGTGCCTTTCATATTGAAGAACTTGTTAACATTTCCTTCGTTAAATATTTGCCTTTATAACTGGTGCGGATTTGATCGAAAAGAGGGTTAAAGTTTGACTCTCTTCTCTGTGGATTGTCTTAGAAAATATCCTCGTATTAAATGGACTAATATTCATATATGAAATGTGTTGTCTGTCATTCATGTTGTGGAACCTATTCATAATCATTCCAACGACCTGTGGTCACTGCACTTCCGGCCCAACCTAAATTTCACATTGGACAAATTTTGTTACACAATCAGTAGATAGCGTTAAGTGCATTGACACGCCGCTGTGTAATGCACCATAGGAACATTGACATTCCAACAGGACACAGAGCTGCCACAAAGAATTTACGGCGACCATTAAGCGCTTAAGCGATTAAAATATTTCTCCATAAGTAACGACGAAGAAATATGCACTGCTTCGAACGTGACGACTATTACTCGGTAACGTTACATGAATCACGCTGACTCAGATCACTATTTGCCGTGCTTATCTTCCGATAAGCAAATAAACAACAAAACGTGCGGTTATATATGATATGGATATGCAAGGCAGCGGGCACGCGGCATTGGGTAAGCTCGAATACTCATCGCCAAAAAGCGCCTCTTCAATTCACAAGCCTATAGCGTTCATGGCCTACTGGTTGGAAGAAAGAGAAGAACAAACTCATTACATAAAATTGTATCAGCTGCCTTTCACACAGCTGGCCATCGTTCGGTTCTCCGATAGCGCCATATCTTTTGGACTCAATCCCAACCAAACTTCGCATGAATCATCATCCAATTGTTGCACGTAATAAACTTCGCCCAGGGCGAATTCGATGCAATTACGCGCAGGTCAATTGCTGCAGTGACGTTAGATAATAAGCTTTCCATCAGCGAGTAGCGCTCTTATCTAACGACGGTTGCTGTTTTCTCTTCATCTGTGGGTGAAACTCCGTggggcatttttttttatgtcatcgTTTTTGTTGGCAGATGCTTCATTTATGTTGGGTTATCGGGTTCCCACCCGATCATTTTTGCTTCCAATTTAATTTTGCCATAAACCGACGGAACAATGCCGGCGATGGCGCAAAATGAAATCTGAAGATGTTCGGCGGCTCCCACGGCAGCGTAACTTTGTTACGATCTCGTGTGGTCTCCGCGGGTTCGTTCTGTTGGAGGAAAGCCAGactctggaatctggaatccgaCCTTTTGATGAGGGCAGGGTGGCTGCTTAACATGCAAGGGTGGCGCCAATCCGAGCGGAACGGTGGCAACTATTCGTATCGACCAATTAGTTCTGACCGGGGCCGAGGCCCTCGATGCCGGTATCAATAAAACGGCCCTGCAACAGCAGAACGGTAGTTTGTAGCGTTTGTGGAGTTCTTGCGTTAACTTCGAACAGTCGTAGAACGGGGGATAAAAGTGTTTGAGGGCGCGCGTGTGTGTGGGTATTTCCAAGATGGGCGGTATTATGTCGCGAGTTTTCCTCGGAGTGCCGGAGCACTGCTCGAGATGCCAGCGAAACTGCTGTGTGTGTTTGGACCCGACTCTGGACCTGGACCTAACTCAACGGAGGCTGCGTCGACTGGAGCTACAACAGCGGCGGCGAAGCCGTGTTCTTGCGTTGGATTTGGTCGTGACGGACGATGATTTTGACGTCGTGGAGGAGGAAGCTCCTCGAGCGCAGCGGAGGCTGCTAACCGTAAGGAGAACTCGTcctcaacagcaacagcagcaacagcaacagaatgaggaaccggaggaacagcaacaacagcaacctCAGCAGAGACGATCACATCCGATGAGGAGACAGcctcagcaacaacaacaacaacaacaacaacaacaacaacaacaacaacaacaacaacaacaacaacaacaacaacaacaacaacaacaacaacaacaacaggaggaggaggaggaagaTCAaccacaacaacagcagcaacaacaaccacGTAGACAACCAGCTGCAAgacgacaacaacaacagcagcaacagcaacaagaTGAACCCGAGGAAGAGGATGATCAaccacaacagcaacagcagcaaccaCGTAGACAACAATCGGCACGTCGTAGACAGccgcagcaacagcaacaacaagaTGAAGAGCCTGAAGATGACCAACAGCAGCAACCAAGACAACAAAGACGACCGGCTCAGCGCAATCAACGAAGACAACGAGCCCAACAGCAAGAGGAACCCGAggaggaagaggaggaagaacaacAGACTCAACCACAACGACGTCGTCAACGCAGACAACGTCAACAGCCTCAACAACAGGATGAAGAGGAAGAGGACGATGACGATGGTGACCAGCAAGAACAACAACAGCCGAGACGTCGTCCGGCAGCCCGACGACAAAGTCAAAGACGAAACCAGCAAGATGATCAGGAGGACGAGGAGAGCAGGCGCCCCCGACGCCGTCCGTCTCAGCGCCGTAGCCAGCGCCGCCGAGATAGCTCCGAAGACGAATCTGACCGTGAAGAAAGACGTCGCAGACGTGAGAAGGAACGCCTGAGGGAAGAGGTGAAAAAGGAAGTACACCGCATCCATGACATTTGCCGCCATGAGTCGCTCCGTTGCCAAGTGCCTCCGGAAGTGCCCCAGCAGCGTGAACAGGAACCTCCGGCCGCTCAGGGACCGAACGTCCGTCGATTGGTAGCTTGCTACGAGCTGATGCACTCCGACATGAGTGACAATAATGCGCACTCGTTGCAGCACCTACTCTGCCACATTGATGACCATCCGATGCGGGACTCCACCCGTCGCAAAGAACGTTGCTGTAAAATTCTAtgctcttttctcttttcattgaACACCAACGAACTTTACTTCAACTCTTACTTTGTTCTATCTTTTTCTCCTTACAGGACTCGCCATTATCTTCTAAAGTTGCCCTATTTAACACCACCTTTGAGAGCCATAGAGAATCACAGCTTTCCAATCCTTTTTCCGAATCTCAAGGCGACGGTCGGATGCAGAGGTTGAAGATCAGTAAAGAGGACTACGGCAGGTAGGCATCGATATCATTGAACTACTGACCGACTAACCAAAGCGTGTTTTCCCTTTTTAATCCACCTCCACTCATTCCGTTTTCCATTATCGTTTTTTCCCTTCCTCGTATCATGAtgcataacaaaaaacaaacaaataaccTAACGCTTGACTAACCTCGCGCTTCGTGCGCCTCAGTGAAACTGCGTGTGGTTACAAGAACCGACGCACGCCCGACGATCGTGAAAGGCAGCCACCGTTCGCGCCTTCCTACCACCCAGTTTCGGCCGAATAACCTTGCACGGGTGCCCCATCATGTAGCCAGCTGCTTCTTCCTTCGAGGCGCACGCGCGCTGCTATTAAAACTGTAACAAAAGCGTATAATGATTATGATCGTCGTCAAATCCAACCGAGTGGCCAGCAGAGTAGCCGCGATCGGAGCGATCAGAGGGAGACATGAAGCGGAGCCGTATTTAGTCGCACTTCTTTTGCATGAGAAATGTTAAACTAAGCTAGTCATACAAagacagaaaaaaatgtaacctaTATATGTTCCAAATGTAGCCCTAGGTAATGATCAAGTATTAAAATATAACCAATAAACCAAGCACCCGTAACTAGCACCCTAGCGAAACAAAGAACCGAAACATTGTTTGTTGATTATCGCTCTCATTATCTCCGAAACCTTCCACAGACCAAAGGCCGGCAGTCTCACCGAGTATCGCGGGAAAAAGGCCAACATCCAGGTCTTCCAAGAGATGCTGGAGCTATGTACCGTGATCGATGACGAGGGCCAGCCCATGTCCAAAGCGGACCCCAATCTCAAGGTTATTTCATTCGGCGAGTTGTTCAATGTAGGTTCTCACTTACCTCTCCCTCATTCATTGCGTCACTCACCTTGCATCCTTCCAACAGATCTACACCCACATCAACGATAAACTGGTCGGACTGCTGCTGCGAGCCCGCAAGCACGAGTTGATCCAGTTCGAGGGTGAAATACTGTTCCAGCGCCGGGATGACCATGTGCCGATCTTTCTGCTGAAACCGATCGTCAAGATCCGGGAGATTCTCGTCGGCAAGCAGACCGAAATCCGCCGGAGTCTTAGTCCCAATCCACAGCCCACCGGGGTGCTGAAGTGAGAAAGAGGGCAGTCTGTCGGAGCGAATCGAATGAGAGCATATGGAGGTTATCAGGTTGTGATCGAAGGTGTTTGAGGATGGATGTACGATCGAATGTATGAGCCGCCAGCGTGACCGTGTGTTTGATACACAGCGTAACATTTGTACTGAGAATCGTAATCTGTATATTTTAgtagttttttttctggtttATGTTTAGAACATGCTCGGAACAAAAAGTGTTATCTCAAAATTTTCCTCGATATCTGTTGATGTTTTGCCCGTTTTATTTAACTTACTCGGTAAAACACACAAACGCGCACACAACTCTTCCTGTGAATTCCATGGAACCAGACGTGAATGATTTTAGTGTAAGTTGAACGTAACAAACAGAACCAAAAATAGTCGATAAGTTACCCCCACGTTA from Toxorhynchites rutilus septentrionalis strain SRP chromosome 3, ASM2978413v1, whole genome shotgun sequence encodes:
- the LOC129778769 gene encoding adenylate cyclase, terminal-differentiation specific-like; amino-acid sequence: MGGIMSRVFLGVPEHCSRCQRNCCVCLDPTLDLDLTQRRLRRLELQQRRRSRVLALDLVVTDDDFDVVEEEAPRAQRRLLTVRRTRPQQQQQQQQQNEEPEEQQQQQPQQRRSHPMRRQPQQQQQQQQQQQQQQQQQQQQQQQQQQQQQQQQQEEEEEDQPQQQQQQQPRRQPAARRQQQQQQQQQDEPEEEDDQPQQQQQQPRRQQSARRRQPQQQQQQDEEPEDDQQQQPRQQRRPAQRNQRRQRAQQQEEPEEEEEEEQQTQPQRRRQRRQRQQPQQQDEEEEDDDDGDQQEQQQPRRRPAARRQSQRRNQQDDQEDEESRRPRRRPSQRRSQRRRDSSEDESDREERRRRREKERLREEVKKEVHRIHDICRHESLRCQVPPEVPQQREQEPPAAQGPNVRRLVACYELMHSDMSDNNAHSLQHLLCHIDDHPMRDSTRRKERCCKILCSFLFSLNTNELYFNSYFVLSFSP
- the LOC129780451 gene encoding actin-binding Rho-activating protein-like isoform X2, translating into MDSPLSSKVALFNTTFESHRESQLSNPFSESQGDGRMQRLKISKEDYGRPKAGSLTEYRGKKANIQVFQEMLELCTVIDDEGQPMSKADPNLKVISFGELFNIYTHINDKLVGLLLRARKHELIQFEGEILFQRRDDHVPIFLLKPIVKIREILVGKQTEIRRSLSPNPQPTGVLK
- the LOC129780451 gene encoding actin-binding Rho-activating protein-like isoform X1, which encodes MTDVAHELGALRLIMDSPLSSKVALFNTTFESHRESQLSNPFSESQGDGRMQRLKISKEDYGRPKAGSLTEYRGKKANIQVFQEMLELCTVIDDEGQPMSKADPNLKVISFGELFNIYTHINDKLVGLLLRARKHELIQFEGEILFQRRDDHVPIFLLKPIVKIREILVGKQTEIRRSLSPNPQPTGVLK